A window of Microbacterium sp. BK668 genomic DNA:
CAGGTCGTCGACCGCCGCGCCCACGTGCTCGGCGGCGTGAAGGACCTCGTCGTCCTGAAGTCGACGGGGAGCGAGTTCTCCGGATTCCCGCGCGACCGGCTGACGACCCTCGTCGAGACCGACGACCGCATCATGGCCACGTCCGTGACGGCACGCTGGCGCTTCCTCCCCGACGCCGTCGAGGCCGGCATCGACTACAACGCGCTGTACACGGAGGTCTCCGGCATCCTGCTCGCGACCTTCGCGTCCGTGCACTCGCTCGCGCTTCAGCAGACGCTCTTCGCGATGGGGACCGCCGTGATCGAGGCGCGCTCCGAGCTCGCCGAGGTGCGCTTCGCGATGCCGAACAAGCACCACTTCGCCTACGACCTGTCGCCCTTCGGCCTGGATAACCCGAACGAGGTCTTCTACGCCGCCGACCGGCCGTACGGCCTCATCGAGGGCAGTGTCGTCCGGGACGGGGTCGCTCCGGCTCCGGAGGCCTGGACCGACCTCCCGGCCTTCGTCTGAGGGCGGCCGCCCGCTCCTCGACGTCGGCGGGGCCCGGATTCTCCGGTCTCCGGGCTCCCGCCGCCCGTCTCCCCGGGGGGCGCGTGCGCACTGCCCCCGGTCTCCGCCCGTGTTCCGCAGGTCGCCGGATGCACGCCTCCCCCTCGTCCGGGAGACGCCTCGTCCGCGCGCTGTGCGAAGGCCGGGCTCGGTCTGTCAGCGCGCGTCCGGAGCCGGCCGGCCGGATCCCTCCTCGGGGATCGCGTCGCCGGGGAACGCGGCATCCGCCTCGGCCTCGGCGCGGCGCTGCGCGTCGAGGACCTGCGTCGGGATCAGCCCCGTGCCCTCGGCCTCGGGGTGCACGAGGGCGGCGGCGGCCGGGCCGCGCACGGCGTCGTACGCGCCGAGGGCCGCATCGCCGGCTCGGGCGGCGCGCATCTCATCGCTGTTGAGCAGGAGGTTCAGCAGGATCGCCACGATCGCCCCCGCGCTGATGCCCGAGTCGAAGATCAGGGTGAACCACTGCGGGAACTGGTCGTAGATGGTCGGCGTCACCGTGGGCAGCAGCGCCACCCCCACCGAGATCGCGACGATCAGCACGTTCTTGTTGTTGAACCGGACCTTCGACAGGGTGCGGATGCCGGATGCCGCGACCATGCCGAACAGGGCGATCCCCGCCCCGCCGAGGACGGCGGAGGGGACGCCCTCGACGATCGCCGAGACCTTCGGGATGAGGCCGAGGACGACGAGGATGAGCCCTGCCGCGGTCGCGACGTAGCGCGATCGCACGCCCGTGAGCGACACCAGTCCGACGTTCTGGGCGAACGCGGTGTACGGGAAGGTGTTGAAGACGCCGCCGATCACGGTGCCGAGCCCGTCCGCGCGGAGTCCGTCCGCGAGGCGACGGCGCGTCACGGGCTTCTCGACGATCTCCCCGACGGCGATCATGTCGCCGGTCGTCTCGGTCATGATGACGATCCCGACGATCACCATCGAGACGATCGAAGCCACCTGGAAGGTCGGCAGTCCGAAGTGGAAGGGCGTCACGAAGGCGAACCAGCCGGCGTCGCCGACGCCCGACCAGTCGACCATCCCGGGCACGAACACCGCCGCGATCGTGCCGATCGCGAGCCCGAGCAGCACGGAGACACGCTGCAGGGGCGGCGGGGCGAAGCGCTCGATGAGTACGATCACGAGGAGCGTGCCGGCGGCGAAGGCCACGTTGACCGGCGGGGCTCCTTCCGCCGAGCCGTCGACGATCCATCCTGCGGCGACGCGCATCAGCGAAAGGCCGATGATCAGGATGACGGTGCCCGTCACGATCGGCGGGAAGAACCTCAGCAGCTGCGAGAAGAACGGCGCGGCGAGGATCATGAACACGCCGCAGGCGATCGTGGCGCCGAACACCGCCTGGATGCCCTCGCTCTGCCCGATCGCGATCATCGGCCCGACCGCCGCGAACGTCACCCCCTGCATGAGCGGCAGCCGCACCCCGAACCGCCAGAAGCCCACGGACTGGATGATGGTCGCGATCCCCGCCACGAAGAGGTCGGCGCTGATCAGGAACGCGAGGTCGCCCGCCGAGTACCCGAGTGCCCCGCCCACGATGAGCGGAACCGCCACGGCGCCGGCGTACATCGCGAGGACGTGCTGCAGGCCGAGCGGGAAGAGCCGGGCGAGCGGCGGGATCCCGTCGACCGTGTTCTCGCTGCGGCGCGCGGAACGCCGCTGCGCCTTCGTCTCGGCGCGTGACGCCCGTTCGGTCGTAGCCATCTCGTGCTCCTGCCTGGATGCGCACGAGCGACCGTGCGCGCCGCTGCCTGTCGCGACGCTAGAAGAGCCCGCGCCCCGGGCGCCAGGCCTTCGACGCGACTGTCGCGGATGTTTTACATGCCGACACGAACCCGCAATGCGCCGGCGGCACCGCGGCGGGGAGGGGGTGGGCCGGGCGGCGTCAGGCGTGGAAGAGTGCGTGCACGTCGCCGACGACCTCCCGGCCGCGCAGGGCGTCGAGCTCCATGAGCACGCTCGTGCCGACGACGGTCCCGCCGAGCCTCGTGACGAGATCGTGCGCCGCGACGAGGGTGCCGCCCGTGGCGAGCACGTCGTCCACGAGCAGCACCCGCGCGCCGTCGGTGATGTCGTCGTGCGCCTCGATGGTCGCCTCGCCGTATTCGAGGGCGTAGGAGACGGATGCCGCGGGGCGAGGGAGCTTCCCCGCCTTCCGGATCGGCACGAGCCCGACCTCGGCGGCGATCGCGA
This region includes:
- the pucL gene encoding factor-independent urate hydroxylase, with product MVSVSLGANKYGKAENRVVRIVRDTPRHEIVDLNVSSQLRGAALADSYLTGDNSKVVATDTQKNTVFAFAKEHGIHSPEEFLLRLSRHFTDEFDWIEGGLWQAEQYEWDRITVDGRPHDHSFVRSGRGTRLAVVQVVDRRAHVLGGVKDLVVLKSTGSEFSGFPRDRLTTLVETDDRIMATSVTARWRFLPDAVEAGIDYNALYTEVSGILLATFASVHSLALQQTLFAMGTAVIEARSELAEVRFAMPNKHHFAYDLSPFGLDNPNEVFYAADRPYGLIEGSVVRDGVAPAPEAWTDLPAFV
- a CDS encoding adenine phosphoribosyltransferase — protein: MTVPPQLRHAESLIRTIPDYPEPGVLFRDITPLLMDAAALRACIDAMIEPFAGEFEVVAGIEARGFLLAGAVAIAAEVGLVPIRKAGKLPRPAASVSYALEYGEATIEAHDDITDGARVLLVDDVLATGGTLVAAHDLVTRLGGTVVGTSVLMELDALRGREVVGDVHALFHA
- a CDS encoding nucleobase:cation symporter-2 family protein, giving the protein MATTERASRAETKAQRRSARRSENTVDGIPPLARLFPLGLQHVLAMYAGAVAVPLIVGGALGYSAGDLAFLISADLFVAGIATIIQSVGFWRFGVRLPLMQGVTFAAVGPMIAIGQSEGIQAVFGATIACGVFMILAAPFFSQLLRFFPPIVTGTVILIIGLSLMRVAAGWIVDGSAEGAPPVNVAFAAGTLLVIVLIERFAPPPLQRVSVLLGLAIGTIAAVFVPGMVDWSGVGDAGWFAFVTPFHFGLPTFQVASIVSMVIVGIVIMTETTGDMIAVGEIVEKPVTRRRLADGLRADGLGTVIGGVFNTFPYTAFAQNVGLVSLTGVRSRYVATAAGLILVVLGLIPKVSAIVEGVPSAVLGGAGIALFGMVAASGIRTLSKVRFNNKNVLIVAISVGVALLPTVTPTIYDQFPQWFTLIFDSGISAGAIVAILLNLLLNSDEMRAARAGDAALGAYDAVRGPAAAALVHPEAEGTGLIPTQVLDAQRRAEAEADAAFPGDAIPEEGSGRPAPDAR